In Pirellulales bacterium, one DNA window encodes the following:
- a CDS encoding lipase maturation factor family protein, with amino-acid sequence IDPRNMSPWFQSLIMRLFKGEPTVLGLLETNPFPDTPPNFIRITLCQYRFTDAAERERTGDWWKRTVVWVGPAISIRR; translated from the coding sequence CCATTGATCCGCGAAACATGAGCCCCTGGTTTCAGTCGCTTATTATGCGGTTGTTCAAAGGCGAGCCCACGGTGCTGGGTCTGCTGGAAACGAATCCGTTTCCCGACACGCCGCCGAACTTCATCCGTATTACCTTGTGCCAATACCGCTTTACCGACGCCGCCGAGCGAGAGCGGACCGGCGATTGGTGGAAACGCACCGTAGTTTGGGTGGGACCCGCCATTTCGATCCGCCGTTAG